Proteins found in one Candidatus Atribacteria bacterium ADurb.Bin276 genomic segment:
- the rpiB gene encoding Ribose-5-phosphate isomerase B, which yields MSLFLASDHFGYPLKKVIAEHLHKKGVEFEDLGVNSEDEVVDYPDIALKACLTITEGKHQYGILVCGTGLGMAMAANKIPGIYAAPTHDIYSAERAKKSNDSNVMTLGRHIVGPELAKMLVDAWLGSEFGGGRSLPKVQKIREIEKKYMK from the coding sequence ATGTCCTTATTTCTGGCATCCGATCATTTTGGATATCCTTTAAAAAAAGTTATTGCTGAGCATCTCCACAAAAAAGGAGTTGAATTTGAAGATTTAGGGGTGAACTCTGAAGACGAAGTTGTGGATTATCCAGATATAGCCCTCAAAGCTTGTTTGACTATAACCGAGGGAAAACATCAGTATGGAATACTTGTCTGTGGAACCGGCCTTGGTATGGCCATGGCTGCTAATAAAATCCCCGGGATTTATGCCGCTCCTACTCATGATATTTATTCAGCTGAAAGAGCGAAAAAAAGCAATGATTCCAATGTCATGACTTTAGGAAGACATATTGTGGGTCCAGAACTAGCTAAAATGCTGGTTGATGCTTGGTTGGGAAGTGAATTCGGGGGTGGAAGGTCTCTCCCTAAAGTGCAAAAAATTCGTGAAATTGAAAAGAAATATATGAAATAA